The region CCCGCGCCGTTAGTCAGGTCGAGAATACCGGCGTTGTTCACCGTGAGTGAATTCGCCGTGCCGCCCGCTAACGTCGGATGCACATTGTTGCCCGCATACAGCGTTGAATTTTCATCGATATTAATGGTGCTGTGCGCCAGTTTGAGGTTATCCGTGAGCGTCCATTGGGTATCGGCAAAGTTGATGGTGCTCCAACCGCTGCCCAGGTTTACCCCTTTATTGAGATCGTCAGCGCCCAGGCTGCCACCACGAGAATCGATCTGATTAAACGTCAGCGTATTTCCAGTTCCGCTGCCGCTGGTGAGGTGATAGGTGGTGCCGAGATCCACTTTACTGACCTCCGCGTTATTGTTATTGTCATTGCCCATGGTCAGGCTGCCGTTAAGCGATCCGCCCGTCCAGCGGAACACATCGGACCCGCCGCCGGGGTTGATATCGCCGCGCACCTCCCCTTCGGTCAGCAGGATTTCATCATTAGCATTGCTGCCTGCCACCGCCACGGTTTGTGGATTGACGGTGATGATGTTGCCGAAGTTTTCGAAGAGGGTTTTGCCGCCGCGCAGATCCACCACCGGCGCGGTCAGACTGTTGGAGGTGAACGTCCCGGTGTTGACGATAGTGCCCGCCGTGCTGGAGATCAGTGCCGATCCGCCCGCCGGATTATCGATCGTGACATCTGCGGCGGTGGTGACATTGCCGGTGGTGTTGGCGCGAATACCTGTGCCACCCGCGCCGGTGACATTAAATTGATAGCCCGAGCCCAGCGTTAAATCGCCACGGGTAGTCGATCCATCCGCATTGGCGATGTTCAAGCCGGTGCCGCTGCCTGACACATTGGTGGTCACCGTTGAGTCAGGATCAAACGGCACTGCGGTGCGGATACCGTTGCCATTCGCCACATTAAGCGTGAGGTTGCTCAAGCTAACATTTCTGAGTTCGGCGCGGTTTTCGATGCCGTTGCCGCTCCCCAGGACATTCACTGTGGCATCGCTGGCGCTGAGCGCGCTGGCACCGTCATCGACCAGGATGCCGTGCGCACTGCCACGCGTGGTGATCACGGTATCGCTGCCGGTTAATGCCAGCTGTGCGCCGTCACTGATGCGCACGCCTGCCACACCATTATCGACATTGATCACGCCGCCTTTGGCCAGCGTGCTGCCGCTGCCAGACACATCCAACCCGGTGCCGTTCGCCACATTGACCGTGCCGTTATTGGTCAGTGTGCTGCCCGCGCGCGAGCGGATACCGATATTGTTGCTGCCGGTGAGGTCTACCGTGCCGTTGTTGACTACCGTGGCACCGTTGGTGACATCAAAGCCGATGGCATTACTGCCTGCACCACTGAGATTGGCATTGCTGGTAACGATAGTGGCTGCTGACGTGCCATCCAGCGCGTTGCTCAGATCGGTGCGCAGATTATTGACCAGCACACCGACGGCACGATTGCCGCTCAGGTTAATGCTGCTGCCGCTATCAAGTGTGGTCGCGCCGCCGCCTTCGGTACGGATCGCGGTGCTGCCCTGGCCGCTGGCGGTAAGATTGACATTCGCCGTGTTCAGCGTGCTGCCACGGCCAGAGACGATCACGCCGGTGCTGTTGGCAGCGCTGGCGGTGAGCGTCGCTGGGTTGCTGAAGCTCAGCCCTGCACCATCATCAATACGGTATCCGCTGGAATTCAGCGTATTCACGTCCAGCGCGTTGGCGGCAGAGTTGATACGTGAACCACTGCCCGCCGCGTGATAAGCAATCTGATCGCTGCTGTTGAAGTTAGGCGCCGAGCCAGCCGCGATATTCACCAATGCGCCGTTGAGTGCTTCCGCGCCTATCGCACCAGTACCGTTAAGATTCAAGTTGCCACTGTTGAGGTTAGCAATCGCCCGGTTACCGCTGGCGCTTACGCCCCTGCTGCGGTTGGTGGCACTGCCGCCGTTGACATTGATATTGCCGCTGTTGTTAGCCGTGGTATTGGCCGTGCTGCCGCTGCTGTTGAGCGCAATGCCGGTTCCGCCGTCATTAATATTGATGTTACCGCTGTTGGTGCCAGTCGCACCGCTCTCCACGCGTATGCCGGTGGCATTCGCGCCGCTGAAAGTAATGTCGCCGGTGTTATTGAGCTGGGCCCGATTGCGTGCCAGATAGCCGATCAACCCGCTTTGCGACGAATTGAGTGCCGCTGCAGAACTCAACGTGGTGCTGGCCACGGGCGCCCCGCTGTTGCTGCCCGCCAGCGTATGTTTCTGCCCATCGACAATCGCGCCAATGGCGTTATTGCCGGTGAGGTTGATAGTGGTGTCATTGTCGATGGTGCCTGTTGCGCCGCCTTCGATGTTGACGCCGGTCGCCCCCGCACCACTGACGTTCAGCGTGGCATTGCGGGTGTTCACTTCGGTACCGCCTGTGCCGCTGCCGTTTACCGCCACAGAACCCGCACCTGATGCCGTGAGCGACAGATCCGTGCCATCAAAATCTGCGCCCTGCTCAACGCGGAACAGTGTCGAATTGGAAGTCGTGACATTGAAGGGATTATTGCCCGCCACGTTGATGCGCGCATTCGGGCCATAGGCAAAGAAAGCGATTTGATTGCTGCCGTTGCTGAACGTCGGTATCGCGTTGGCATCAACTTCCACTGTGGCATTGCCGCGCGCGTGCACGCCAATCGCGCCCGTGCCGCTTAGATTCACCGGACCGTTGACGTCCGCGCTCGCCTGCCCGGAGCCCTGACCTTCCACCCACACCCCAAAGTTACGCGTGCCGCTGGCCGGATCGGCCCCCCCGGCCACGTTGATGGCCCCCGTTGAGCTGGCAGACGCGGTATTGCCATTGGTGGCAACCACCTTCACACCCGTACCGTTGACGCCGTTAAGGTTGATGGTGCCACTGTTATCGATGGTGCCGCTGCTGTTCGTCACCAGCATCCCCACGTTCTCACGCGGCACGCTCGCGGCAGCACCATTCACATCAATAGTGCCGTTATTGACCATGGTGACGCCGCTGGCTCCCGTTGCAGACATGCCTGCCGCGTTCTGCACCTTTGAGCCAATCACGATATTGCCGTTGTTGATCGCTCTGCCGTGGGCCACCAGCGCAATCCCGCTGGTGAGTCCACTTTGATTCATCGCGGTATCCGCTACGCTGTCGGTCAGACTATTTTGCGGGCCACGGCCAATATAAATTTGCCCATCGGCATTGTTGGTGAAGAGGGAGGTCGGTGCTGTCAGCAGCACACCAGAGGCGGTGCCGCGTGCGCTGGAACCATTTACGCCAACGTTGATATTGCCGCTGTTGCTGGATGTCGCCTCATCTTCCAGCCGAATCCCCGCCACGCCATACTGCGAGTTACTGCCGATGGTAGCGAGATTCACGATGCCGTTGTTGTTAAACGCGCTGCCGCTCTGCACCAGCACACCGTTGGCACCATAACCGGTGGAGCCGATGCCGGTGCCATCCTGACGATTGAGGAACCCGCCATTAATGACGCCAGTGGTGCTGGTGCTGCCACTGCTCTGGTCAGAGAGCACCAGTGCCGTGCCGTTATTGGCGAGGGTGCCGCGGCTGGCGAGCTTGCCATCAATCACCGCCTGCGCGCCGTTGGAGGCTTTAATCGCCCCGCCTGTCGAACCCACGACTTCCAGTGTGTTGCCCGCCGCGAGATTGACACGAGCGTCTGGGCCATCGGCATTGACCACGATGCGGTTGCCAATCGGCTGCGTGACCTCATCCGGCGGCGTGGCGCTGACGTCGTACACAATATTGCCATTGGTGACGGTAACCGCTTTGTTGAACTCGGTCAGGTAGTTGGCTTTATCCAGATTGCCCG is a window of Pantoea rwandensis DNA encoding:
- a CDS encoding autotransporter outer membrane beta-barrel domain-containing protein, with product MKFTLNPIAFGILAAQALFYPAISAQAITLGSYSPQVNDNLFGEQNINVNGSNETLTGNPDFAPGTDGSVSSSLGQVNITSGAQFLNQTRLDPGPQNFAITVPDPTTGGNTTFQVYNSASLVAQTPVTSDTAVPDVVNVNGDQYINTRIADVSNGGLLDVNIGQANAASSASTNSWSMAAKQTTLFQVGSNSTLNWNSNNRISFFGTAATPDGAGATQSFQVQNLATYNGSVNVQTLDGVTHTFTVTSASELQTYNNWLIGQLQTGNLDKANYLTEFNKAVTVTNGNIVYDVSATPPDEVTQPIGNRIVVNADGPDARVNLAAGNTLEVVGSTGGAIKASNGAQAVIDGKLASRGTLANNGTALVLSDQSSGSTSTTGVINGGFLNRQDGTGIGSTGYGANGVLVQSGSAFNNNGIVNLATIGSNSQYGVAGIRLEDEATSSNSGNINVGVNGSSARGTASGVLLTAPTSLFTNNADGQIYIGRGPQNSLTDSVADTAMNQSGLTSGIALVAHGRAINNGNIVIGSKVQNAAGMSATGASGVTMVNNGTIDVNGAAASVPRENVGMLVTNSSGTIDNSGTINLNGVNGTGVKVVATNGNTASASSTGAINVAGGADPASGTRNFGVWVEGQGSGQASADVNGPVNLSGTGAIGVHARGNATVEVDANAIPTFSNGSNQIAFFAYGPNARINVAGNNPFNVTTSNSTLFRVEQGADFDGTDLSLTASGAGSVAVNGSGTGGTEVNTRNATLNVSGAGATGVNIEGGATGTIDNDTTINLTGNNAIGAIVDGQKHTLAGSNSGAPVASTTLSSAAALNSSQSGLIGYLARNRAQLNNTGDITFSGANATGIRVESGATGTNSGNININDGGTGIALNSSGSTANTTANNSGNINVNGGSATNRSRGVSASGNRAIANLNSGNLNLNGTGAIGAEALNGALVNIAAGSAPNFNSSDQIAYHAAGSGSRINSAANALDVNTLNSSGYRIDDGAGLSFSNPATLTASAANSTGVIVSGRGSTLNTANVNLTASGQGSTAIRTEGGGATTLDSGSSINLSGNRAVGVLVNNLRTDLSNALDGTSAATIVTSNANLSGAGSNAIGFDVTNGATVVNNGTVDLTGSNNIGIRSRAGSTLTNNGTVNVANGTGLDVSGSGSTLAKGGVINVDNGVAGVRISDGAQLALTGSDTVITTRGSAHGILVDDGASALSASDATVNVLGSGNGIENRAELRNVSLSNLTLNVANGNGIRTAVPFDPDSTVTTNVSGSGTGLNIANADGSTTRGDLTLGSGYQFNVTGAGGTGIRANTTGNVTTAADVTIDNPAGGSALISSTAGTIVNTGTFTSNSLTAPVVDLRGGKTLFENFGNIITVNPQTVAVAGSNANDEILLTEGEVRGDINPGGGSDVFRWTGGSLNGSLTMGNDNNNNAEVSKVDLGTTYHLTSGSGTGNTLTFNQIDSRGGSLGADDLNKGVNLGSGWSTINFADTQWTLTDNLKLAHSTINIDENSTLYAGNNVHPTLAGGTANSLTVNNAGILDLTNGAGSPGNTLNINGSLASSGGQLNLITDLNAGGALSNQFTDHLNVTGNATGTTLINVKLTDSSTGGLTDLNRNGGIEGNEGISLAQVAGNAGPDSFALKDGYLAAGPWQYRLYTFAPGSTDPSQRLVSGSGDNYWDYRLANYYVCEDGASCPSTIITDAFGSEHSYNTRPAVVPQVPSYISAPVGLAYYTSAIIDDLHKRLGELRHEQTRPEGEGGEMFLRYIGSNLKYKSDQSFRDYGYDFDLDYSAVQLGGNVLRLDGDKDSLRGGLAYTRGNTRIRPDAADGYSSTTFDSDSLAFYGTWQRQNGFYLDGVLSFDWHRGETDIARQKQEAKLKGHGWTASMESGYPFDLGDGYKLEPQAQLMYMKLNMNDFTDEDGNKVRYGDYNQTIGRLGARLDRTWTDDSNRQYTPYLRANYYKGWGGTVDTNVSSVENPALSATFTSGHFGQMWEVGAGGTATLQKDVSLYAEADYRKEISGNGAKGWRYNVGVRWQF